From the genome of Solanum lycopersicum chromosome 12, SLM_r2.1:
TAAAAACATGTTAATGCCAGCTTGGAATATTatttgttacaaaaaaaaaaattgattggatAGGTGTTGCCACATATGCAATTATTCCCTTATCTGAACTACGTGAGGAGgagtgaaaaacaaaaaaagaaattatatttattaaataaaactttatattatatttgtgtatttCCTAGTATAAATATGTGACAATGAAAGAGCTTCTATATATTGTCATTTGAGAGCAAGCAAGCATTTTCTTAGTGTTTATTttactataaatttttttttttgttataaatttaaaaaatgccTTGCATAGCTTTTGGACGATTCGATGATTCATTCAGCTTAGGGTCTATTAAGGCCTACATTGCTGAATTCATCTCTACTTTGCTCTTTGTCTTCGCCGGAGTTGGTTCAGCTATTGCTTACAGTTAATAAAACTCAATCTTCCTCCTTAATTTACACACTtgtaatattatattatcaCCGTATTTTAGCGTATCATAACCAGGAGCGGAGCTAGCCTTGTGTTAGCTGGGTTTCATCACCCTTCgctgaaaaataatattttttatacatgaTTAAAGTTATTTAGTTAATTCCTGTGtttaattcttcaaattttgaatctcCTTGTTAAAAATTCTAGTCCGCCACTAATAGTAACATTAAGTTATTGCTAATTTCAGTTAATATATGCATAGTTAACTATAGTTGCTTTTTAGGTGACGATATTAAATTCGTACGGTTTACCCTTTAAGTCCACATTGTTACTTTGGTcagttataaattttgaattcgtctctggtttcaaaattttgtaacgTATCAATTGCAGACAAGGTGACAGCTGATGCTGCTCTTGATCCGTCTGGGCTAGTAGCTGTTGCAGTTTGCCATGGATTCGCACTGTTCGTGGCTGTTGCCATTGCTGCTAATATCTCCGGTGGTCACGTCAACCCTGCCGTCACATTCGGATTGGCTCTCGGTGGCCAAATCACCCTCCTCACCGGTCTATTTTACTGGATTGCTCAACTTTTGGGTGCAATTGTTGGCTGTTACCTTCTCAAAGTTGTGACTGGAGGAATGGTAAGTTCTGTATTTTGCTGAATCGAAATTTATGTGGTATACATTGTTacaaaattgtaaattttttaatgattaatcAGGCGGTTCCGATCCACGGTGTGGCTGCTGGAGTAGGAGCTGCCGAAGGAGTGGTGATGGAAATAATCATTACATTTGCTTTGGTGTACACAGTGTACGCCACAGCAGCTGACCCGAAGAAGGGTTCATTGGGTACCATTGCACCCATAGCGATCGGTTTCATTGTTGGTGCTAATATTTTAGCTGCAGGCCCGTTCTCTGGAGGTTCAATGAACCCAGCCCGTTCATTTGGACCCGCTGTGGTTAGTGGAAACTTTGCTGGTATTTGGATTTATTGGGTTGGACCACTTGTTGGCGGTGGGTTAGCTGGTCTTATCTATAGCAATGTGTTCATGAACCACGAACATGCACCTTTATCGAGCGATTTTTAAGTTCTAAATTGATAATTTGTACGTTGTTTGAATTTATGTTGGGTCTAGAAATTGATTTGCCTTTTTTGTAcgtaataaagaaagaaaaaaagtaatatattgcttttttttctttcttttgttttgttttattgttactttttttttttttgttaagtttttGGTTTGCAGCTGTACATTCATGTTTTTGGTGTTCAATTGATTTATGAGTTTGGTGAGAACCGCTGCCCTCCATTCATATCGTTGTGCTtgttatcttttttaattttctccaaTCACCTTTTTAGGCCTTTTTAGTAGTGTTTTATTCTTCAACTGgttcaaattcaattaaatttaaatataaatattggacattgaaaaatttcattgttcccctttaattattttttagctcgaatatcaaaaagaaaaaaaggggaaTCATGACCAAGTCACTAACTTGCTCCTTGGTTTGGCAATGAATAGCCAAATCAATGATTAAACTAAACCGACCAACAAATATAGCATTTTCAGATAGGAAAAACGAAATTGTTTAATTGGATAGtcaaattaatcattttattaagagaaaaattaatacTTACTCTCTCCATTTTACAAAGAATTATCTAATTTGATACGGAGTTTAAGagtataaagaagacttttgtatattgtgatcataaattaaaattagattgaATATGCAAAATTATCCTTTTGATCTTGTgaccttaaacatgtcatgtaaaaaactgaaattaaattactaaatatagATATTTGTCATTTTCTCTAAACTTCCTAAAAAGAAtagtaatttcaatataatttctaaatatataattttgtttcacGTTGAACATTAAATAGTTTAACCTTCCTACTCTCAATTATGCGGAAATGAAAAGTACCATCTTCTTTAACTAATTATCTTTCACGTGCATCTACTGTTTAATTAGCTACACACCAAAATATCCAACAGCATACTTACAAATCCATCTTACATCACCTAACTGTAGCTAGGCccaattttattcatcaaacGCCTCCTTTCcctttcatttcttcaaaaaaaattcaactacgccaaaattaaaccaaaataaatttgatttatttagtcGATTTGTATCGATTTTTACCCAAACCATTAGCATAGCTAAATAGACTTGGAAATTGGAATGTAGCATTCCACCATGCACTGGTTTGCACCAACTAGTTGGACCTGGCTAGTTTTACGAGTTGAGCATTTTGCCAGGGCTGAAATGGCTAGGCTTTTCCAAAATACGATAGCTCGATCTGGTATGCAGTCTCTTCGACAGCCATCCACCACTCATCTTCTTCACATGTTTCCTCCTGCTTTCAGTAACAAAATGAAGAAGCTAGTCAGATTCATCTAGTTCGCGTAAAAGAGGAAGAGATAAGTTCTTGTTTCAGCTAACAATGTACATCACTTTATTCCGCTAGACGCCCATTTCAACCTGCCTATACAACAGTTGTATCCATATTGATAAATCCTACAACTAGCAAGTTAACTTGCAAAGGTCTTACTTCTGTTCTAACACAGGCAAACAACTAACGATCTGCAAACAGCTAAACTGCAATATTGTCTAtttacaaaaacaaaaggaagtAAAAGGGAACTAAAACTGAACGGGAGAAAACACATAACCCTTTATTGCTCAATTACTGCGCCTCAGTATCACCTAAAGTTTGGGTTTTGCTCATTTAGATCCTATCATATCAATTTTCCCCAAGATCTGAGATTCATGATATATCTAAGCATATGATGAAAACTCACCTTTGTGGGACAGCTACTATTACAACAACAAGTcaagtatatttgaaaaatattcaaaagaagCTGGAGTGAAGATAAACAACCTCAGTAAGATCCAATGCTTTCTGTACATTCTCAATGCTGTCTGCAACTCTTACAGCTTCAAGCCACCATTCTTTCTTGCAGCTGCTGAAAATACTTGTGTCACTGGTTACAGTTGGCTGCTCCTCGTCCATATTATGTCCAGGCAGATTGaaggaaatggatgaatgaggTATAACATTATCAGGGACAGGTCGTAAGGGAGATCGATAGCCTTTTAACATCATTAAAGGCTACAAGTCATCATTCTTTAGCCAAAAAGTTCAACTAATGAATGAAACAAGACCATTATTTACCTCTGCAATCAGGATCATAGCACTTCTGATAATAAGCACCCCTTTGCAGATCAACTACGTACATAACTGACACCATATGTGAGGGGCATCATTAAAAAAAAGCATATCATCGCACAGAATCTAAATAATCAGTAAAAGATACTCCGAGCACGACTATATCTGATGTAACCAATAGAGAAAATGGAAACATGTCCCTGCAAGGTGACCTTGGATGAGAAATATAAGAGTGGAGATCGCGAGGTCAAACAGATGTGACCACTACCAAAAGTTTTTTACTTGCAAAAGTAATATTGGTGATGCATTACCATGATTGCTTTTATGTTGTCTGCCAATTCTTTCACAGAATCTATTCCTAGACATGCTGTAAACCATCAATGCATACTCAGAGAACCAATACCAACTTCGGATTTTTCCTGCGAAGAAATTAATAGAAAGAAAGTAAGCAGTAATCCTTGATTCCATGCTCAAGACACATGTAGACTGCCAAAACTTTTAAGCATTGACTAGTAGAAAACTGGAACTAGAACATTATCTTTGACATCCAAGCATCAAAACAATGAAGACAGTCATGGCACAGAAAGGCACACAGGTAGTTCAGAGCAACAACTACTAGCGTTCAATCCAAAGCTAGTTGGTCtcggctatatgaatcctcatttCAGTATTGTTCCTTCTGAACCCATTTCATTCAAATTTAGGCTCTCTAACAGGTTATCTATATTTTCCAAAGAAATACAAATACGTAACAAGATTTAAAAAACTCTTAGAAGTTGGACCTAATGTAAGTTTACCAGCATGACTAAAGACTTAAACCCGACTAGTTAATAATGCCTACataaatctttttatttcattgtgTTCAAATTCACTAAATTTGTAATGATTTTAAGATATTGTAGGTTTTTCGAGTCAACTTTCTTTTATTGTAGGTCTTTCGTGACAACTTCTATGTTATTTTAGAGCTATCTTGTCTCCGTTTTTGAACATCTTCAATCATTCCGATATCACCACAGATTGGTGTATCCACAGGTCTACATAAAAAATGACTAAACCACGTCAAATGACCCTCTATCATTTCATCTTTAAGCAGTAACTTTACTTGTGCATTTCTAATCATACACTTACcttaacatttatatttttgcaaCACTCATCTTGTGGATATGTTGGACCTTAAAGGCCCAATATTCACTCTCGTATAATGTTATTGGTCTTAcaattgttttatacacttaCCAGACCTCCATGTCAAGTTCATACATCTCTCTTATGGAAATATCTAATGTCACGAATGTCAGAATGATACCTATTTGATAATGCTATGGGTATGAATAAGAATTGATCCCACAGAAGTTAATGCAATGTGACTGCACTACATAACTCATGCCTCACACGGAATAATCTCTCCAAAAGGAAATTCTGACTTGCTAACGATGCTATTTCTGCCACAAGCACACAAAAAGTGTCAACCACTTGCTACTGCACTGCCCATCGGCCTCAGACCTCTGGAATATGTTTTGTTGCTTTTTTGGTCTTTCCTGGGTCATGCCTTTCTCTGTTAGGGATAAGCCATCAAGTTGGAGTTCACGGGATGTTGACAAAGCCATCAAGAGTATGTCGAAATGATCCCAATGAGTCGTATGTTAATATATGTTTTAGAACTAGTGTTTGGTAAACCAAGAAGGCATTTGTACAAGTGTCAAGCACCCGAAACTATGTATGCCAATGTAGGAGGACTGTTTCGTTGGTTGGGCAATTCCTCATATTTCAACTTTAATGGAGTTGAAAAACCATTAAAGCATCTATGATTCATTTTTGTCCAAAAAGGCCAAAAAAATGAGGTAGATACCATTCTCCAGATAAACCTGATGGATTTACCAACACTTCATGCACTCCAGCTTTCATATGCATCTTTAACACTACATGGCATGGCATCACCCAGCTAAGTCCAAAAATCGAGTGAAACATGCTCCATATGTCAGTTTTAAATTATGCATTAAAAGACAACGTTTTGTTCCCCCCTTAATCGATGTATTGAGATAATCTTGCATTCGTCATGTTGAAATTAGTGCATCATTTTATGCTGAAATTCATATGGAATAATAATACAAGAGGTCAAAATAAATTTCAggttaaaaattacaaaagaacTATTTCATCTATTATACCTCATTTCAGTTTTCCTTCTAGAAGTGTTCATTAtctaaaatagtaaaagaaattatatatctCATAAAATATGTGATTATGTTACAGAAAAGTAGTTCACATCTTAATATAATCCAAAATTAGAttggattttttctttttatttaggcCAAGGGTATGATTGGCATCTGCATTTTCATTTCAAACCAAACAGACGTTGTAGATGATTGCACATCATATCTAAATGTTAATACAAAGAACCAAACATTTcctaaaaaatacaattatcaaGTGGTTATAATTCACCATATAATAATACTCATACATTTTAATCTTTCTATAACTTGTCCATGAACCAAATGACCCATCAAAGtacaaaagaaaagagagagaagcaACTAGTACTCTGATAACAGTCAAAATCAGTAGCCAATCAAAATAATGGTGCAGACCTAGTAAATACCCCCTGAAAGCTCTCTCTCCTatctaatttttaaaacaaagacAAGAAAGAGAGGGAGGCCCATTCACAATTTACAAGGTGTTCTGGCAAAACTGTAACATGAAGGAATGGGCACTTAAATTAGTCATATACTAATGCCTTTATCTTACTTCCTGCTATGAAGAAATATAAAGATAATTGCAGCAAGTAATTACAATATATACACACGAACAACATAAAAcacagaaaataaaaaggaacaaaCTATTCATATGCAAGCACAGTCCAATTTATTCAACAAGGCACGCAtgtgaatggaaaaagaaaagggtGAAGAGAAGAGGAAATAAAAGTCGTTCATGTTTGTCTGCTCTAATGCTGAAAGTCGCGGGTGTCACCTGGTATATTTCCAATTGAAGCAACAGACTCTACAAACACATCCAGATATGGGAACGGTGATTTTCCCGTCAAATAAGTTTTTGAAGGATCATCACTTCTACAAGCATTTAGGTCAAAATTCGATGAAACAGCAGAATGCCGTTGGAAACTCCTGGTACTCTGCATACAAAATGATTTTGAGCCCTTTAGAGTGCAATCAATTGAAGCTTTTCCCTAAATTATGGCAGCAGTTACATCTCTAAATCTGACTACTGCAACTGGTGTCAAATTAGACTTCATATTATAAGTTGTTGAACTTATTTCTattcttaaaagaaaataaaaacataggAAGGGCTAAAATAAAGTTCATAACACAAAATGACAAAAGAATTTGTAAATCCAAGTGCTACAAAAAATAGTACGTGAAGAGGAGCTACCTCTGTATCAAATTGAAGGGCCTTCATACAATCTAGATCCATTTTGCAGATCAGTAGCTTCTCAAAATCAGCATCCATATTGCAAATCAAGGATGCCATAAAGACTTCTTCCTCGGACTGTTATAAATTGAAAAGTCTGTGGGGTTAAACTACAAGTACATATCACATGTAAAGCATACTAAACAGTTTTCATGGTTGGTTTTTAACAACCATGGACATACTTTCCATTTCCTTATCTAGAATATTTTGTAGCGATAACCTAAATAATAGGCTTGCCGTTAAACTATAGGGAGCATCAGAAGCAGAGTAGAACACATATTGATCATTGTTGGTGTCTTATTTCTTCTCAAAGCATGAACTACCACTTATAGAAGCCAGCTTCTGCTGGCTATTAGAACAAGTACACAATATGTGTAAAAATAACAGGTTTAAGCACATGCTCAAAGTTTTAAGAATTCAAATTCATTTAACTACTCAAATTTTAAACATTGGTGTCTTCTTCCACTACCATTAATATAGTACACATGTTAAATCGACATTTTAAACCTATATCCTATCAAATATTaccatataaaatgaaacagaaGTAAAACTTAGCACTTTTAAAGAAGGAAGGAGGGTAACAACATTCCAGTATCTCACAAAACATAATAACCCATTGTCTAACTTTATACTGCTCTCCTCCAACTCTGATGCAGTATAGAGAAGGAGAAGATATCCCCCCAAACAAAAGGAGGAATATAAAGGAATAATCATTCATCTAGTGCTGTTTGAGTCACTAAATTACATCATAAtgttaaaaagttttattttcttcgattgatttgtgtttttctttcatttactaTGTTATTTTGAGTACTAGAGATTTCTGGTATATAAGAAACCAGGACCCCTGTACTGACTTTCAGCTTTTTTTACTTTGATAAGTAAGAGTTGGCAATGACTTTCAGGTATTCTCCTATTTTTTTGTATGACCATGGTGTCCGggcacctcgactaattccatgGCATACCTGCCACCTCCCACCAGCAACAGGAATCAGGTAGCTCTGTCCACCAAGGCTAGGAGCCTAGAAGAAATGGGAAGAATCACCTTGTGTTTTTTGTCTCCGGCTCTCTGCTGAGGATTGAATCTGAGACCTCATGGTTCTCgaccacttcattgaccactaggccATACCTTTTGGTGCAGATCCAAGACTTCTGTTAGACTACCTTTAGGAAAAGTTAGTTGAATGTTTCTAGCAGTAAGCAGGTGGGGTGATGATACGTACATTCAgcacaaaattaaataagatgTTAATATGATCCTAGTAGTTATGTGGTTTAACTTTAGTTGCATTTAAGTTTAAATGCTGCATATCTTTTCTCATCATCATTTACTACCACAAATCTTTCTGATAGCTAAAATCTGAGATGATATAGCAGTACAAGTTATCACAACCACCTAGTTAATTGACAATCATTTATGCAGAAGACAAATTGTCACCTACTAACATAATCAACCTAGTGATGAACACCATCAGTGAAAAGTTACATACCTTGTCCTTGCATTTAAAACGTCCACTTGGAAGAAGCACAGAACTCTTCCCTGCTTTAGATGACAAGGCTAGGCGAAAGCAGCGATTTCTAGAGTAGACAGCTTTATCCACAAACAGCTGAAATGGAATATTAGTTGAGCTTGAATCCTTTGAGATGAAAAGCTTTCTTAATCTTTCATCATGTTCACTTATGCTAATGATCCTTGAACATATCTGACAATAGAGCACAAAACTGATAACTGagaataagataaataaattaaaatgaccAATCATTTGTAGTAGTATTCTTCCGAAAAATATGAATGATGCACATGTTGTTAGACATAAGAAGTAATCAAAAAATAGTGAGACACAAGTGAACACCTAATTGGCCTGCACGAAAtgataaattgaaattaaacaGGAGCTAAGTGGGAGGAACTGATGTGTATGATACCTCTGTAACAAATGCACCTGCATGTGAGTTGTCCTTGAAAGCAGCTTTTGGAAATCGGATTATTAAATGACGAGAAAATTTTTCTGCCAGCAAAGCTTTACATCAATATTGATCACTACAACGTAGAAAAGTTGTCGTACAATTTATTGATATAGCAAAGAAATATTCTGCATCAGATCATGTGATAGTTCTCCCATATATTATTCTTTACTGCAGTTCCTAAAAATTGTGTGCCCCATTTGATCCACCAAAAGAAACTTCATCTACAAAATAATCATATCTGCTAAAACTGCTTCCTGTTCTAAATGCAGATTTTGCTTTAGTAATATGTTTGTGCATCAACAGTAAGATCCTGGGATATTGAAAATCAGCATAAGATCTAATGAAAAGTTGTTCCACAAAAAGAGAACATTTCCTGTGAATACCACATAAGAAAATCAAGTTGGGAAATAAATAAGGGAAGAGGTCCCAAGTTTCTCAAGAGTTAGGTGTGTCGAAGAGAGTTATTCTTTAATATGAACATCTACAAGCTTATTTCGGAGGTTAGAATCTTGGTACATATTCTAGAACATGAATAATTATAGTAGAAAGCTTAATTTACTTCTATTGTAGTTAGGTAATAATTCCCTTCCCTTTTTAGGACATGTAGAAGTAATTAATTAAACCCCAATAGCTTGAGGGAATTATCAAGCTGAATTCCTTGCATTCTCTTccatttcacatggtatcagagcttggTTAAGGCCAACAACATTAGAGGACCAATTTTCGCCCAGACTGGACCGGCAtaggtagagggggcaagattGGGCTGGGTTACGCTAAGAACCAGACCTGCATGAGTTAATTTAGGTAACTGGTAGCCTGTAATTGGTAAACCTGGTAATGTCTAATCAGCCACACAATCAGTTAACCAGACCAGCGTAGTTTAAtggtaacatttatttatttttaaattttaaaaagagaaatcAGATATCTGACCGTTGGGAGCCTGGGCCAACGGTCCAAACCAGCTTGCACGGAAATGTTGGAGCCTCTGTGAATATCCCAGAATATGTATAATTATAGTAGGTAGCATAATTCGTTAAAAGTAATACTCAAATTTTTGTTAGGTAttgattttctttcctttttaggaCATGTAATTGTAGATGTTTAAACAACCCATCCCAGTGTACCACTTTAGTCAAATAAGCTATTTTTGCCATATTGGCCAGTGGAATCCTAATTTAACTTGTGTATACATATgagttgaattaaaaaaaaaaaaaaactttactaGGCTTTCGTACCAGATATTGTGGCTTATTACCGAAGAAATGAGTAGACGGACATGTTTCACACCATACACTAAGCTATAGTGAGAGAAGTACTACTGCAACAGTGGGAGTCAATGGGCTGGTTGTTcactaataaaatacatatatacaaacaataatataaacatgCATACATACATTGTCATATTGACAACATACTGCGCAAAGATGAAATACTAGATAAAACCGTCCATTAAACATCCAACCTGCATTGGAGGAATCGAGCTCCACAACCCAATCATCGTTTCCTTCAAGACTGTACTTTTCCTTGACTGCATCAAAGATGACCTGTATAAGAAGGTCAACCATTTCATCTTCATTTTTATCCGGATTCTCTCTCTTGTTGAACTCCAGATCAAAGTAGAGATGGCATGGCAGTCCCTGAAAATAAGATATAACAGTTTGACATCTGCAGCGGCtctcttttttattaatcaGATAAAAGTGgcatatctctctctctcacacataCAAAGCTAGTATACTAAAATCCCAATTAATCTTTTGACATAAAAGTGCACAGAATTCATCATGTGACAATCAAGGGAAGTTCAAAAGGTTCTGGAAGGGACTTTCACTAAATCATTCCATAGCGGTGATAAAATTACAAAACTTACCTCCTGGATTACTAAACAAACGACAATACCCAGTGAAACCTCACAAGTGGGATCTGGGGAGGATAGAATGTACAAAAACCTTATCCCTACCTTGTGGagaggtagagaggctgtttctGGAGGACCCTCGACTCACGTACAACAAATCAAAGTAGGTATGAAAAGGAAAAACGACAGTGTAGAAAATACAactaataagaaaacaataacaacaaaatagtgCAATACCTAAAACACAAAAAACAACAGATGATGATAGAAATCAAAAGCAAGAAAAGACAAAGCTAATAGTACGACAGTCATCagcttcaaaaaaaaaaatactacgaCAGTCACCACCAAGCTTAAGCCCATCAAAAAGCAAAACAACACTTCACTACCTATTATATGTCTACCCTAATGCACGACTTCCACTCTCTTTCATTTAACACCATGTCCTTGATGAGTAGAAGTTGCGTCATGTCATGTCTAATTAccttttttcaatattttttcaaccTACCTCTACCTTTCCCGGTACCCACTACATCAACCCCTCGCACCTCCACACTAGGGTTCCTTTTCACATGCCCAAACAATCTCAATCTCGTTTCCCCTGTCTTGTCGACAACGGAGGTCACTCTAACCTTGTCCCAATATCCTCATTCTTAATCTTATCACAATCTATCTCAACATCCTCATTTCCGCAACTTGCATATTCGAAACGCAGGAGTTTCTGAATTGCCAGCACTCTGCCCCATACAACAAAGTCAGTCCAACCACTACTTTATAAACTTGCCTTAAATCCTAATTTCCGCAACATGCATCTTTGAAACATTTGGAGATTTTGAATTGTCAGCACTCCGACCCATACAACAAATTCAGTCCAATCACTACATTAAAAAACTTACTTTTAAGTTTAGGTGATATCTTTATCACA
Proteins encoded in this window:
- the LOC101256567 gene encoding uncharacterized protein isoform X1 — its product is MDDVDRLFECFKCGISPPQSAIRERKKGKQTVKQSDTLEKLSTSSDIFSSRSKGKVQNATDVELCLQNTSSSTTKIQSLKKASQLSPLVFYGSPHGVPPKRPARLLRLLNEIRVDFNEQHKLSQDIWATFPRQDEAMKYAKEKNDARVFSYQDHVNGQRRFLVSTYKEFWRRYKTMNPKFRHHYEVIQEGLPCHLYFDLEFNKRENPDKNEDEMVDLLIQVIFDAVKEKYSLEGNDDWVVELDSSNAEKFSRHLIIRFPKAAFKDNSHAGAFVTEICSRIISISEHDERLRKLFISKDSSSTNIPFQLFVDKAVYSRNRCFRLALSSKAGKSSVLLPSGRFKCKDKSEEEVFMASLICNMDADFEKLLICKMDLDCMKALQFDTESTRSFQRHSAVSSNFDLNACRSDDPSKTYLTGKSPFPYLDVFVESVASIGNIPGKIRSWYWFSEYALMVYSMSRNRFCERIGRQHKSNHVMYVVDLQRGAYYQKCYDPDCRGYRSPLRPVPDNVIPHSSISFNLPGHNMDEEQPTVTSDTSIFSSCKKEWWLEAVRVADSIENVQKALDLTEQEETCEEDEWWMAVEETAYQIELSYFGKA
- the LOC101245626 gene encoding aquaporin TIP2-1, with product MPCIAFGRFDDSFSLGSIKAYIAEFISTLLFVFAGVGSAIAYNKVTADAALDPSGLVAVAVCHGFALFVAVAIAANISGGHVNPAVTFGLALGGQITLLTGLFYWIAQLLGAIVGCYLLKVVTGGMAVPIHGVAAGVGAAEGVVMEIIITFALVYTVYATAADPKKGSLGTIAPIAIGFIVGANILAAGPFSGGSMNPARSFGPAVVSGNFAGIWIYWVGPLVGGGLAGLIYSNVFMNHEHAPLSSDF
- the LOC101256567 gene encoding uncharacterized protein isoform X2, producing MDDVDRLFECFKCGISPPQSAIRERKKGKQTVKQSDTLEKLSTSSDIFSSRSKGKVQNATDVELCLQNTSSSTTKIQSLKKASQLSPLVFYGSPHGVPPKRPARLLRLLNEIRVDFNEQHKLSQDIWATFPRQDEAMKYAKEKNDARVFSYQDHVNGQRRFLVSTYKEFWRRYKTMNPKFRHHYEVIQEGLPCHLYFDLEFNKRENPDKNEDEMVDLLIQVIFDAVKEKYSLEGNDDWVVELDSSNAEKFSRHLIIRFPKAAFKDNSHAGAFVTEICSRIISISEHDERLRKLFISKDSSSTNIPFQLFVDKAVYSRNRCFRLALSSKAGKSSVLLPSGRFKCKDKSEEEVFMASLICNMDADFEKLLICKMDLDCMKALQFDTESTRSFQRHSAVSSNFDLNACRSDDPSKTYLTGKSPFPYLDVFVESVASIGNIPGKIRSWYWFSEYALMVYSMSRNRFCERIGRQHKSNHVMYVVDLQRGAYYQKCYDPDCRGYRSPLRPVPDNVIPHSSISFNLPGHNMDEEQPTVTSDTSIFSSCKKEWWLEAVRVADSIENVQKALDLTEEETCEEDEWWMAVEETAYQIELSYFGKA
- the LOC101256567 gene encoding uncharacterized protein isoform X3, producing MQQMLSSAYKISSTTKIQSLKKASQLSPLVFYGSPHGVPPKRPARLLRLLNEIRVDFNEQHKLSQDIWATFPRQDEAMKYAKEKNDARVFSYQDHVNGQRRFLVSTYKEFWRRYKTMNPKFRHHYEVIQEGLPCHLYFDLEFNKRENPDKNEDEMVDLLIQVIFDAVKEKYSLEGNDDWVVELDSSNAEKFSRHLIIRFPKAAFKDNSHAGAFVTEICSRIISISEHDERLRKLFISKDSSSTNIPFQLFVDKAVYSRNRCFRLALSSKAGKSSVLLPSGRFKCKDKSEEEVFMASLICNMDADFEKLLICKMDLDCMKALQFDTESTRSFQRHSAVSSNFDLNACRSDDPSKTYLTGKSPFPYLDVFVESVASIGNIPGKIRSWYWFSEYALMVYSMSRNRFCERIGRQHKSNHVMYVVDLQRGAYYQKCYDPDCRGYRSPLRPVPDNVIPHSSISFNLPGHNMDEEQPTVTSDTSIFSSCKKEWWLEAVRVADSIENVQKALDLTEQEETCEEDEWWMAVEETAYQIELSYFGKA